The proteins below are encoded in one region of Berryella intestinalis:
- a CDS encoding excisionase family DNA-binding protein, with amino-acid sequence MRPQSDCSGCTDQNQAVSGPSEWMTVAEMQEYMHAGRTKAYELIKAGEVRSYRLGRRILVNRLSLDRYIKANGTLGDQPNK; translated from the coding sequence ATGAGACCACAAAGCGACTGCAGCGGCTGCACTGATCAGAACCAGGCCGTGAGTGGCCCCAGCGAATGGATGACCGTAGCCGAAATGCAGGAATACATGCATGCCGGAAGGACCAAGGCCTATGAGCTCATCAAGGCCGGAGAGGTCAGGTCGTACAGGCTGGGAAGGAGGATTCTCGTGAACAGGCTGTCTCTTGACCGATACATAAAAGCAAACGGAACACTTGGCGACCAACCGAACAAATGA